Proteins from a genomic interval of Criblamydia sequanensis CRIB-18:
- the treZ gene encoding malto-oligosyltrehalose trehalohydrolase: MSTEIKRKYPIGAEISSKGVHFRIFAADHAKAVLILENKNSEPTYHKMVKEKGGYFSLFVPALKEGSLYRFRLGNKENWLPDPASRFQPHGPNGPSLTVNPHFKWTDKDWKGLSMPGQIIYEMHIGTFTEEGTYAGAKKQLKRLADLGITVIEIMPLNDFPGHFGWGYDGVNLFAPTHLYGSPSDLKDFINEAHKLGIGVILDIVYNHFGPEFNTIGEFTKRYLNESHTTEWGSAINFDDDSISEFFLTNARYWIEEYHFDGLRVDATPWFFCDKGEHFLSKLTKVARKSAKKKSIIIVGEDETQNNTLLKPHSQKGYGFDALWNDDFHHAAVVKLKGKREAYYTDYKGTPNEFISCCKYGFLYQGQYYSWQKKGRGSPSLFFPPESMIVFLENHDQVANSGHGLRLHHNTNYGVYKALTALLILGPNTPMLFQGQEFGSEKPFYYFADHSEDLNEKVFEGRKKFLSQFPQLENEGLNIILKPSDPKNFLACKLNFNEANQELYSLHKDLIHLRKNDPVLRKTSKKYEASILGENSFLLRYFDEAEGDRMLIVNLGVEEILNPAPNPLLAPPEGCKWKIIWSSESPVYGGDGTAPLNIPQWKLIGFSSQLLKAVKPSKKKLAKH, translated from the coding sequence GTGAGTACCGAAATAAAAAGAAAATACCCTATCGGCGCCGAAATCTCAAGCAAAGGCGTTCATTTCCGCATTTTTGCAGCCGATCATGCAAAAGCGGTCCTGATTCTTGAAAATAAAAATTCAGAACCTACTTATCATAAGATGGTTAAGGAAAAAGGAGGGTACTTTTCACTTTTTGTTCCGGCTTTAAAAGAGGGTTCTCTTTATAGATTCCGACTAGGCAATAAAGAAAATTGGCTTCCTGACCCGGCTTCAAGGTTCCAACCTCATGGTCCAAACGGTCCTTCCCTCACAGTTAATCCTCATTTTAAATGGACCGATAAGGACTGGAAAGGGCTATCCATGCCCGGGCAAATTATTTACGAAATGCATATAGGAACCTTTACAGAAGAAGGCACCTATGCGGGAGCTAAAAAACAACTAAAAAGACTCGCGGATCTTGGGATTACAGTTATAGAAATTATGCCCCTAAATGATTTTCCGGGACACTTTGGCTGGGGATATGATGGTGTTAATTTATTTGCCCCGACCCACCTTTATGGAAGCCCTTCCGATCTAAAGGATTTCATTAATGAGGCCCATAAACTTGGGATCGGGGTTATTCTTGATATCGTCTATAACCACTTTGGACCTGAGTTCAACACTATAGGCGAGTTTACAAAAAGATATTTAAACGAATCCCATACGACCGAATGGGGCTCTGCCATCAATTTTGACGATGATTCCATTAGCGAATTTTTTTTAACCAATGCTAGGTATTGGATCGAGGAATACCACTTTGACGGTCTAAGGGTGGATGCCACCCCCTGGTTTTTTTGTGATAAAGGGGAGCATTTTTTAAGCAAACTCACCAAAGTGGCGAGAAAATCCGCGAAAAAGAAATCCATTATCATTGTTGGCGAAGATGAAACTCAAAACAATACCCTTTTAAAACCCCATTCACAAAAAGGGTATGGCTTTGACGCCCTTTGGAATGATGATTTTCATCATGCTGCAGTTGTCAAATTAAAAGGTAAACGAGAAGCATATTACACAGACTACAAAGGAACCCCCAATGAATTCATTTCGTGCTGTAAGTATGGATTTCTCTACCAAGGTCAATATTATTCCTGGCAAAAGAAGGGAAGAGGCTCCCCTTCTCTTTTCTTCCCGCCGGAGTCAATGATTGTTTTTTTAGAAAACCACGATCAAGTGGCAAACTCGGGACATGGGTTAAGGTTGCATCATAATACCAATTATGGGGTCTACAAAGCTTTGACCGCCCTCTTAATTCTTGGACCTAATACTCCAATGCTTTTTCAAGGTCAAGAATTCGGCTCAGAAAAGCCCTTTTACTATTTTGCTGATCATTCCGAAGATTTAAATGAAAAGGTTTTTGAAGGAAGAAAAAAGTTCCTTTCGCAATTCCCGCAACTTGAAAATGAAGGGTTAAACATCATTTTGAAACCTTCGGATCCTAAAAATTTCCTTGCTTGCAAGCTGAATTTCAATGAAGCGAATCAAGAACTCTACAGCCTGCATAAAGACTTAATCCACCTTAGAAAAAATGATCCCGTTCTTCGAAAAACTTCAAAAAAGTATGAGGCTTCCATTCTCGGTGAAAATTCATTTCTGCTACGCTATTTTGATGAAGCAGAAGGAGATCGCATGCTCATAGTAAACCTTGGGGTAGAGGAAATTTTAAATCCTGCCCCAAACCCGCTTTTAGCTCCGCCTGAAGGCTGTAAATGGAAGATTATTTGGTCAAGCGAGTCCCCGGTTTACGGTGGAGATGGAACAGCGCCTCTTAATATCCCTCAGTGGAAGTTAATAGGGTTTTCTTCGCAACTTTTAAAAGCAGTAAAGCCCTCAAAGAAAAAATTAGCTAAACATTGA
- a CDS encoding amylo-alpha-1,6-glucosidase, protein MILSRHIEFKEGTKPEKFTSLEWLVTNGLGGFASGTLSGTPMRKHHGLLIAALPSPYGRTMTIPFAEENLILPESQELPLSYVFSNETMNPRNIPLVEFRQELGLPVWRYEINDIILEKRILMVHLQNTVHITYQLLSGPSSLLLKWRPYLQFRGYEQSVNLESSSQSYVVHARDNYYEIEHLAFPRLRFYQDKNAGFILTSDHLPIVYYDIEKNRGYDFLGSMESPGYYLMELELNTPATLVFSTEEWKKIQAVPPQIAPSIENYRRRNLLRKAGSLVSKKVMAELVLSADNFIITPYTRMTDIILMQASGEEASTIIAGYPWFTDWGRDTMISLEGLVLLTGRGKEARTILNTFSHYIKDGLIPNMFPDGENQGLYNTADASLWFFHAIDRYIDLTQDDSILEDLYPKLLGIIQHHIQGTLFGIKVDEDGLLVQGQEGVQLTWMDAKVGDWVVTPRRGKAVELNALWYNALKLMDKWALNKEPLFQKYAEKCYESFNKRFWYESGGYLFDLVDNENSSSDSALRPNQLFAISLRFPVLEPKKWESVLKCVREELLTPFGLRTLSPKHPDYKSCYDGDLRARDAAYHQGTVWPWLIGPYIDVWMKVYPNDAKLARSFLKELLDSLNENCVGSISEIFDAKEPYLARGCFAQAWSVAETIRAFVKTEKLKD, encoded by the coding sequence ATGATTTTATCAAGGCACATCGAATTTAAAGAAGGCACTAAACCGGAAAAATTTACATCCCTTGAATGGCTTGTGACTAATGGCCTTGGGGGATTTGCTTCAGGAACTCTTTCCGGAACACCCATGCGAAAGCATCATGGTCTTTTGATCGCAGCACTACCTTCCCCTTATGGCAGAACTATGACCATTCCTTTTGCTGAGGAGAACTTAATATTACCGGAAAGCCAAGAACTCCCTCTTTCATATGTGTTTTCAAACGAAACAATGAACCCAAGAAATATCCCCCTGGTTGAATTTCGGCAAGAGTTAGGGCTGCCCGTTTGGCGCTATGAAATAAACGATATCATCTTGGAAAAAAGAATCTTAATGGTGCATCTTCAAAACACCGTCCATATCACTTATCAACTTCTTTCAGGGCCATCCTCCCTTTTATTGAAGTGGAGGCCTTATTTGCAATTTCGCGGCTACGAACAATCTGTAAACCTTGAAAGCAGCTCTCAATCCTATGTTGTTCATGCTCGCGATAATTATTACGAAATTGAACATTTAGCCTTCCCAAGGCTTCGTTTTTATCAGGATAAAAATGCGGGTTTTATTTTAACAAGCGATCATCTTCCAATCGTGTATTACGATATTGAAAAAAATCGAGGCTATGATTTTCTAGGTTCTATGGAAAGTCCGGGTTATTACCTTATGGAGTTGGAATTAAATACTCCGGCTACCCTAGTTTTTTCCACGGAAGAATGGAAAAAAATTCAAGCCGTTCCACCACAAATTGCCCCTTCCATAGAAAATTATAGAAGAAGAAATTTACTTAGAAAAGCCGGATCTCTTGTTAGCAAAAAGGTGATGGCAGAGCTTGTATTATCGGCAGATAACTTTATTATCACACCCTACACTAGAATGACAGATATTATTCTCATGCAAGCTTCAGGAGAAGAAGCTAGCACAATTATTGCAGGCTACCCCTGGTTTACCGATTGGGGCCGCGATACCATGATCTCATTAGAAGGTTTAGTTCTTCTTACAGGACGAGGAAAAGAAGCAAGAACCATTTTGAATACCTTCTCCCACTACATTAAAGATGGTTTAATACCGAATATGTTCCCGGATGGAGAAAATCAAGGTTTATACAACACAGCGGATGCTTCCCTCTGGTTTTTTCATGCTATAGATCGCTATATCGATCTCACCCAAGATGACAGTATTTTAGAAGATCTTTACCCAAAACTTCTTGGAATTATACAGCATCATATCCAAGGGACTTTATTTGGAATAAAAGTGGATGAAGATGGTCTTCTCGTTCAGGGTCAAGAAGGGGTTCAGTTAACATGGATGGATGCAAAAGTCGGAGATTGGGTCGTCACTCCAAGAAGGGGGAAAGCAGTCGAGTTAAATGCCCTTTGGTACAATGCTTTAAAGCTCATGGACAAATGGGCATTAAATAAGGAACCTCTTTTTCAAAAATATGCGGAAAAATGCTACGAATCTTTCAATAAACGCTTTTGGTATGAAAGCGGAGGCTATCTCTTTGATCTAGTTGACAATGAAAATAGCTCTTCGGATTCTGCCTTAAGGCCTAACCAGCTTTTTGCAATTTCCCTTCGCTTTCCGGTTCTTGAGCCAAAAAAATGGGAATCGGTTTTAAAATGCGTGAGAGAGGAGTTGCTAACTCCATTTGGGCTTAGGACCTTATCTCCTAAACACCCTGATTATAAATCCTGCTATGATGGCGATTTAAGAGCAAGGGATGCCGCTTACCACCAAGGCACTGTATGGCCCTGGTTAATCGGTCCCTATATCGACGTATGGATGAAAGTCTATCCAAATGATGCAAAACTGGCGCGTTCATTTTTAAAAGAGCTTCTCGACAGCTTAAATGAAAATTGTGTGGGATCCATAAGCGAGATCTTTGATGCGAAAGAGCCTTATCTTGCAAGAGGCTGCTTTGCGCAAGCCTGGAGTGTCGCCGAAACGATTCGCGCCTTCGTTAAAACGGAAAAATTAAAGGACTAG
- a CDS encoding peroxiredoxin codes for MCSHVRIGDQAPDFTAETTQGKIRFHEWIGNNWCVFFSHPKNFTPVCTTELGYAAKMKKEFDKRKTKIIALSIGTVEDHKHWIPDINLSQNTTVEYPLIGDKDKKIASLYGMVHPNESETTTVRTVFIIDPNKKIRLMIAYPASTGRNFDELLRVIDALQLTDDQKVATPVNWHHGAECIILPSITDPNEIKELFPQGYREVLPYLRYTQVHEKSLS; via the coding sequence ATGTGCTCCCACGTCAGAATTGGTGATCAAGCACCTGATTTTACAGCCGAGACTACCCAGGGAAAAATTCGATTTCATGAGTGGATTGGGAATAATTGGTGTGTTTTTTTCTCCCATCCTAAAAACTTTACTCCTGTTTGTACCACCGAGCTTGGCTACGCTGCCAAAATGAAGAAAGAGTTTGATAAAAGAAAAACGAAGATCATTGCTCTAAGCATTGGCACGGTTGAAGATCATAAGCATTGGATTCCGGATATCAATCTTAGCCAAAATACCACAGTCGAGTACCCTTTAATTGGCGATAAAGATAAAAAGATTGCTTCGCTTTATGGCATGGTCCATCCAAATGAGAGTGAAACGACCACTGTAAGAACCGTATTTATTATCGATCCCAATAAAAAAATACGCCTTATGATAGCATACCCTGCGTCTACTGGGAGAAATTTTGATGAACTTTTACGTGTGATCGATGCTCTTCAGCTAACCGATGATCAAAAGGTGGCCACACCGGTAAATTGGCATCATGGAGCTGAGTGCATCATTTTACCAAGCATTACTGATCCAAATGAGATAAAGGAACTTTTTCCCCAAGGGTATAGAGAAGTTTTGCCTTATCTTCGCTACACGCAAGTTCATGAAAAATCGCTAAGCTAA
- a CDS encoding RhoGAP domain-containing protein, with translation MPNIGEGSKFTVTPQQLQSARDQLKKTPSQKMSELNKAEKVAKESLSPTQKDIPSPVHKVRDSSFLRESTEVNETNDKSQAFLANATKKAKKYIQQKIFKNSFSMSKLGKGFKSLMHGLNPQNIVKHFTSNRTEDANDKKTEAVSTKQFSELSKEDKIQIAKTLIPKAVQEILKQEGQKQEGVFRLSGRDGPQKTFLNKVASDPSILENELELEITDFEGIKSKVKPSVDDFAGLIKKTISQLNPQTISLSEESKALLTPEQLKSYEESKEESQLGEEEKATLKESLQPLYELFVEINRNKEETKLTWNTLSISAPEIIILMKQLGFEIPKDS, from the coding sequence ATGCCAAATATTGGTGAAGGTTCAAAATTTACAGTCACTCCTCAGCAGTTGCAATCGGCAAGAGACCAGCTGAAAAAAACTCCCTCTCAAAAAATGTCTGAATTAAATAAAGCTGAGAAAGTCGCTAAAGAAAGCCTTAGCCCTACCCAAAAAGATATCCCCTCCCCTGTTCATAAAGTTCGAGACTCCTCGTTTTTGAGAGAATCTACAGAGGTCAACGAGACTAATGACAAGAGCCAAGCCTTTCTTGCCAATGCGACCAAAAAAGCAAAGAAATACATACAGCAAAAAATATTCAAAAACTCTTTTTCTATGAGTAAACTTGGAAAAGGTTTCAAAAGCTTGATGCATGGTTTAAACCCCCAAAACATCGTAAAGCATTTTACATCGAATCGGACAGAAGATGCGAATGATAAGAAAACAGAGGCTGTTTCAACTAAACAATTTTCGGAGCTATCAAAAGAAGATAAGATTCAGATAGCAAAAACTTTGATACCAAAAGCTGTCCAAGAAATCCTAAAACAAGAAGGGCAAAAACAAGAAGGGGTATTTAGATTATCAGGACGGGATGGTCCGCAAAAAACTTTTCTCAATAAGGTAGCGAGCGACCCATCCATTTTAGAAAATGAATTAGAATTAGAAATTACAGATTTCGAAGGAATCAAAAGCAAAGTCAAACCCTCAGTTGATGATTTTGCGGGCTTAATAAAGAAAACAATTTCTCAATTAAACCCTCAAACAATCAGTTTATCAGAAGAATCAAAAGCATTATTAACCCCGGAACAGCTTAAATCTTATGAAGAATCAAAAGAGGAAAGTCAACTCGGAGAAGAAGAGAAAGCTACTTTAAAAGAGAGCCTTCAGCCTCTATATGAATTGTTTGTTGAAATTAATAGAAATAAGGAAGAAACCAAATTAACCTGGAATACTTTATCGATTTCAGCCCCTGAAATTATCATTTTAATGAAACAATTAGGTTTTGAAATCCCTAAAGATTCATAG
- a CDS encoding M24 family metallopeptidase — translation MSFSPVIKEVQKLLKEESLKGWLLYDFRGRNTLACKFLKIPKETHLTRRFCYWIPAEGEPLKIVHAVESFVLDYLPGKKETYASWQSFQGLLSNLFKERDKIILEYSEMGSIPYVSTVDGGMIDFLKSLKLNLFSSGDILQHFTATVNEESAKSHLKAASFLDKTALFAFKWVEEALKENKTISEYDVQQFIVEKFEDNGFITDSPPIVAVNKNSSNPHYAPSINSTEIIRRGDFILIDLWAKEKGEGSIYGDITRVGVARKNTHEQEEKIFNIVREAQKKAFEFIKNRLAQGKSIQGFEVDDVSREVIEKAGYGPFFIHRTGHSIHEEGHGEGANIDNLETHEERKLLNNTIFSIEPGIYLPDLFGVRLEHDVFINDKGEAILTGGVQDKIYTMNL, via the coding sequence ATGAGTTTTAGTCCAGTCATAAAAGAGGTTCAAAAACTTTTAAAGGAAGAGTCTTTAAAAGGGTGGCTTCTTTATGATTTCAGGGGAAGGAATACCCTCGCTTGCAAATTCTTAAAAATCCCGAAAGAAACTCATTTGACAAGACGTTTTTGCTATTGGATTCCTGCAGAGGGAGAACCGCTTAAAATTGTTCATGCCGTTGAAAGTTTTGTTCTAGATTATTTACCCGGAAAAAAAGAAACATACGCTTCTTGGCAATCCTTTCAAGGCTTATTAAGCAATCTTTTCAAGGAAAGGGATAAAATCATTCTAGAATATTCTGAAATGGGGTCTATTCCTTACGTTTCAACAGTCGATGGAGGAATGATCGATTTTTTAAAAAGTTTAAAGCTGAATCTTTTTTCTTCGGGAGATATTTTGCAGCATTTTACAGCCACTGTTAATGAAGAGTCGGCAAAATCGCATCTTAAGGCAGCATCTTTTCTTGATAAAACAGCCCTTTTTGCTTTTAAATGGGTTGAAGAAGCGCTTAAAGAAAATAAAACAATTTCTGAGTATGATGTGCAGCAATTTATTGTAGAAAAATTTGAGGATAATGGCTTTATAACTGATTCTCCACCGATTGTTGCGGTTAACAAGAATTCTTCTAACCCTCACTATGCACCTTCAATAAATAGCACGGAAATCATTAGAAGAGGTGATTTTATTCTAATAGATCTTTGGGCCAAGGAAAAGGGTGAGGGCTCAATTTATGGAGATATTACAAGAGTTGGAGTGGCAAGAAAAAATACGCATGAACAAGAGGAAAAAATATTTAACATTGTAAGAGAAGCTCAAAAAAAAGCTTTTGAATTTATAAAAAATCGATTGGCCCAAGGAAAATCGATACAAGGTTTTGAAGTCGATGATGTTTCGAGGGAAGTTATCGAGAAAGCAGGTTATGGACCCTTTTTTATCCATAGAACCGGCCACAGCATTCATGAAGAAGGTCATGGAGAAGGCGCTAATATCGACAACTTGGAAACTCATGAAGAAAGAAAGCTATTAAACAATACCATTTTTTCTATAGAGCCGGGCATTTATCTGCCTGATCTTTTTGGCGTCAGACTGGAACATGATGTCTTTATTAATGATAAAGGCGAGGCTATCCTGACGGGCGGTGTGCAAGATAAAATATATACTATGAATCTTTAG
- a CDS encoding HEAT repeat domain-containing protein produces MNDKKFFFFLTLLAFAKSFAVDELPIRNRISSHQLIGDYGSAVKEALEAVRNYPDNQVFEEDLIRAYLKAGNEKEALLSWKRYAKKYPEKSKTRGILEDLAWGVIENGAKSSYPQVRLIALIASYLGQDARGVDLLERGLKDQNSRLRQVALQLVKGMYDKRLQALVFNLAKKEPLYDVRAEAIKCLGTMQIKEAIPELTRIVAERNLGDKLRVSAIASLVLLKKDMTSQDLLKLSGSERSGFRELALAVIDHNESFKDVGIAFQLLNDPSRDVRKSAIHTLVFMRDQEGIGAKTLPRILPLLQDEDDETAMMAAWGVTILDPQNRGYSFSPWIFSEFQEKRLKAASLLAKTGKHGLSFAKEAFLKSQDLYVKMNLGMYLLSHNINEAQALELLFQGLNYSKDRWMWKEFLFTEYLAPSTLRFEEEIGAHPEAINQAARLQVLALLASKRFPEAKEAIRKFLKEKTWGISANASALLLSESDPVSCLLIEELLEDSDEKISLQAALILSLWGNSPKAVDVLIKNFSSSDREKKLFIIEALGSAKDERALPFLVNLLQENYPTLRIAAAVSVIKTLYQ; encoded by the coding sequence GTGAATGATAAAAAATTCTTCTTCTTTCTTACACTCTTGGCTTTTGCTAAGAGCTTTGCTGTAGATGAATTACCGATTAGAAATCGGATTTCCTCCCATCAACTGATTGGCGATTATGGCTCAGCTGTAAAAGAAGCTTTAGAAGCTGTAAGAAATTATCCTGATAATCAAGTTTTTGAAGAAGACCTGATAAGAGCTTATTTGAAAGCCGGGAATGAAAAAGAAGCGCTTCTTAGCTGGAAACGCTATGCGAAAAAATACCCTGAAAAAAGTAAAACCCGGGGTATTTTAGAAGATTTGGCATGGGGCGTTATTGAAAATGGAGCTAAATCTTCTTATCCGCAAGTTCGATTAATTGCTCTCATTGCCTCTTACCTAGGTCAAGATGCTAGAGGGGTTGATCTTTTGGAAAGAGGCCTTAAAGATCAAAATAGCAGGCTTCGACAAGTGGCCCTGCAGCTTGTCAAAGGCATGTATGACAAGAGGCTTCAAGCGCTTGTTTTTAATCTCGCAAAGAAAGAGCCCCTCTATGATGTAAGAGCTGAAGCTATTAAATGCCTTGGAACGATGCAAATTAAAGAAGCTATCCCGGAATTAACCCGTATCGTTGCTGAAAGAAACCTCGGCGATAAATTAAGAGTCTCTGCCATCGCCTCGCTTGTTCTTCTTAAAAAAGATATGACAAGCCAGGACCTTTTAAAATTATCGGGAAGCGAAAGAAGCGGATTTCGGGAACTTGCTCTTGCTGTCATCGACCACAATGAATCTTTTAAGGACGTTGGAATTGCTTTTCAATTATTAAACGATCCTTCAAGAGATGTCAGAAAATCTGCGATCCATACATTAGTTTTTATGAGAGATCAAGAAGGTATTGGAGCTAAAACCCTGCCTAGGATTTTGCCCCTCCTTCAAGATGAGGATGATGAAACAGCCATGATGGCAGCTTGGGGGGTCACCATTTTAGACCCTCAAAATAGGGGTTACTCTTTCTCTCCCTGGATTTTTTCCGAATTCCAGGAAAAGAGATTAAAGGCCGCTTCTCTTCTTGCCAAAACAGGAAAGCATGGATTGAGCTTTGCAAAAGAAGCTTTTTTAAAATCTCAAGACCTTTATGTGAAAATGAACCTTGGGATGTACCTGTTGTCGCACAATATAAATGAAGCTCAAGCTTTAGAACTTTTGTTTCAGGGTCTTAACTATTCCAAAGACCGATGGATGTGGAAGGAGTTTTTATTTACAGAATACTTAGCTCCAAGCACCCTTCGTTTTGAAGAAGAGATAGGCGCTCATCCGGAAGCTATAAATCAAGCCGCCAGGCTGCAAGTTTTAGCATTACTTGCCTCCAAACGTTTTCCTGAAGCTAAAGAAGCGATTCGTAAATTTTTAAAAGAAAAGACATGGGGCATATCGGCCAATGCTTCTGCTCTTCTCCTAAGTGAATCAGATCCTGTTTCCTGTCTTCTTATAGAAGAGCTTTTAGAAGATAGCGATGAAAAAATAAGCTTGCAGGCAGCTTTAATTTTAAGTCTTTGGGGAAATAGTCCAAAAGCAGTTGATGTTTTAATAAAGAATTTTTCATCGAGCGATAGGGAAAAAAAATTATTCATCATAGAAGCGCTTGGATCTGCAAAAGATGAGAGAGCGCTTCCTTTCCTTGTTAACCTTTTGCAGGAAAATTACCCGACCCTTCGAATTGCGGCGGCTGTTTCCGTTATTAAAACCCTCTATCAATAA
- a CDS encoding isochorismatase family protein — MENDKNWFLDRNNAGLLVVDVQERLFPLVENPEEVLKEIEKMVRGANILKLPIFVSEQYPEKMGKTLSHLNGLLEGNQHLSKTSFSCLKDKEIEAILKNSSVTQWILVGIEAHVCILQTAKDLIKNRYEVAVLNNAISSRSIYDYSTAIAEMRDIGVRITSVETALFELMGNSKIPEFKEISSLIK, encoded by the coding sequence ATGGAAAACGATAAAAATTGGTTTCTAGATAGAAATAATGCCGGTCTTCTTGTAGTTGATGTGCAAGAAAGGCTTTTTCCTTTAGTTGAAAACCCGGAAGAAGTCCTTAAGGAAATAGAAAAAATGGTAAGGGGGGCAAATATCTTAAAACTTCCTATTTTTGTTTCGGAGCAATACCCTGAGAAAATGGGAAAAACGCTTTCTCACTTAAATGGACTTTTAGAGGGGAATCAACATTTATCAAAAACCTCCTTTTCTTGTCTAAAAGATAAAGAAATAGAAGCGATTTTAAAAAATTCTTCAGTAACACAGTGGATTTTAGTCGGCATTGAAGCTCACGTTTGCATTTTACAGACGGCTAAGGATCTTATCAAAAACCGCTATGAAGTAGCCGTACTTAACAATGCCATTTCCTCAAGATCAATTTACGACTATTCGACAGCGATAGCTGAAATGAGAGATATAGGGGTTCGGATAACGAGCGTTGAAACGGCCCTTTTCGAATTAATGGGAAACTCCAAGATCCCTGAATTTAAAGAAATCAGCAGCCTTATTAAATAA
- a CDS encoding histidine triad nucleotide-binding protein yields MTTIFGRIIKKELPAEVVFENDRFLAIKDIYPIAPVHLLIMPKKEFKNLQAMQEEDLKLFPELIEIAQKLAEEFDVEEGYRLLTNNGESAGQTILHLHFHLIGGRPLGAMG; encoded by the coding sequence ATGACTACGATTTTCGGCCGAATTATTAAAAAAGAGCTTCCGGCAGAAGTTGTTTTTGAAAATGATCGCTTCTTAGCAATTAAAGACATCTACCCTATCGCGCCTGTCCACCTTTTAATCATGCCGAAAAAAGAATTTAAAAACTTGCAAGCCATGCAAGAAGAAGATTTGAAACTTTTTCCTGAATTGATTGAGATCGCACAAAAATTAGCAGAAGAATTTGATGTGGAAGAAGGGTATAGGCTCCTAACAAATAATGGGGAGAGTGCAGGTCAAACCATCTTACATTTACACTTTCATCTTATTGGCGGAAGGCCGCTTGGAGCTATGGGATAA
- a CDS encoding MYG1 family protein — protein sequence MGAQKIPRSCGIHDGTFHADEVTACALLIIFNLIDQDKIKRTRSPEILSTCEYVCDVGGVYDPDHKLFDHHQVEYQGPLSSAGMILLYLKNKNILSQEEYNQFNNNLVIGVDDHDNGVDPQLPGISTYSHIMANFTPIHHDASEKENEEAFFKALEFAKGHLQRMWDRYNYNRSCREIVAQAMQEKKVVLMFDKAIPWMDAFFALGGTSHPAKFVIMPSGKHWKLRGIPPTIEDKMDVRMALPKEWAGLLDEELKRKSGIAGAIFCHKGRFISVWETREDALKALEYTLKGC from the coding sequence ATGGGGGCTCAAAAAATACCGCGAAGCTGTGGGATTCATGACGGAACATTTCATGCCGATGAAGTGACAGCTTGTGCGCTGCTTATAATCTTTAATCTGATTGATCAAGACAAAATTAAGAGAACACGTTCACCGGAAATCCTTTCAACGTGCGAATATGTTTGTGATGTTGGGGGAGTCTATGATCCTGACCACAAACTTTTCGATCACCACCAAGTCGAATATCAAGGTCCGCTGTCCTCAGCCGGGATGATTCTTTTATATTTAAAAAATAAAAACATCTTAAGCCAGGAAGAGTACAACCAATTCAACAATAACCTTGTGATTGGGGTGGATGACCATGACAATGGGGTTGATCCTCAATTGCCCGGAATTTCTACTTATTCTCATATCATGGCGAATTTCACACCCATTCATCACGATGCCAGCGAAAAAGAAAATGAAGAAGCTTTCTTTAAAGCTTTAGAGTTTGCTAAAGGTCATTTGCAGAGAATGTGGGATCGTTATAACTACAACAGGTCCTGCCGTGAGATTGTGGCACAAGCTATGCAGGAAAAAAAGGTTGTCCTCATGTTTGATAAGGCCATTCCTTGGATGGACGCTTTTTTTGCTTTAGGGGGAACCTCCCACCCTGCAAAATTTGTCATCATGCCTTCTGGAAAACATTGGAAGCTTCGCGGCATTCCGCCTACTATAGAAGATAAAATGGATGTCCGTATGGCGCTTCCTAAAGAGTGGGCCGGGCTTCTTGATGAAGAATTAAAAAGAAAGTCCGGAATCGCAGGCGCCATATTTTGTCATAAGGGACGTTTTATATCTGTATGGGAAACTCGGGAAGATGCATTGAAAGCTCTTGAATATACGCTAAAAGGATGTTAG